From the Streptomyces umbrinus genome, one window contains:
- a CDS encoding effector-associated constant component EACC1 produces MALSGKRVEDGRERVHVQIRIAGDRQEYELRSLQGWLRREPATRGAAMALGGKAPEPGSMGQLVDVLQLVTGNGWSAASFVLSVLAWRQTRPSPPRVVIRHGDVEVSLAEGTDEEVRRVVAALEQVDGTPESS; encoded by the coding sequence GTGGCGCTGTCCGGCAAACGGGTTGAGGACGGAAGGGAACGGGTGCACGTGCAGATACGGATCGCTGGTGACCGGCAGGAATATGAACTGCGCTCACTGCAGGGATGGTTGCGGCGGGAGCCCGCCACACGCGGGGCGGCGATGGCCCTCGGCGGGAAGGCGCCTGAGCCTGGCTCCATGGGGCAGCTGGTCGACGTGCTGCAGCTGGTGACGGGCAACGGCTGGAGTGCGGCGTCGTTCGTCCTGTCCGTCCTCGCCTGGCGTCAGACCCGCCCCAGTCCACCACGGGTTGTAATCCGGCACGGTGACGTCGAGGTCAGCCTGGCCGAGGGAACCGATGAAGAAGTGCGGCGGGTCGTGGCAGCGCTGGAGCAGGTGGACGGCACACCGGAGTCGTCGTGA
- a CDS encoding Type 1 glutamine amidotransferase-like domain-containing protein has protein sequence MKLLLTDSGIKNASIQEALVDLLGKPIAESSALCIPTAGYGGPGADPGGPWRFISGRSPSPMTELGWKSVGVLELTALPSIDEARWVSWVREADVLLVNGGDALYLCHWMRESGLADLLPSLPDTVYVGLSAGSLVMTPRIGEDLVGWKPPTGGDSALGVVDFSIFPHLDHPACPENTMAEAERWAAGMAGPAYAIDEQTAIKVAEGAVEVVSEGCWKLF, from the coding sequence ATGAAGCTTCTCCTCACCGACTCCGGTATCAAGAACGCGAGCATCCAGGAGGCGCTGGTCGACCTCCTGGGTAAGCCGATCGCCGAGTCCAGTGCGCTCTGCATTCCCACCGCGGGTTATGGGGGCCCCGGCGCCGATCCGGGCGGGCCGTGGCGGTTCATCAGCGGACGGTCCCCCAGTCCCATGACCGAGCTGGGGTGGAAGTCGGTGGGCGTGTTGGAGCTCACCGCGCTGCCCAGCATCGACGAGGCGCGCTGGGTGTCCTGGGTCCGGGAGGCCGATGTTCTGCTGGTCAATGGGGGTGACGCGCTGTATCTGTGCCACTGGATGAGGGAGTCCGGGCTGGCTGATCTCCTGCCGTCGCTGCCCGACACGGTCTATGTGGGACTCAGCGCCGGGAGCTTGGTGATGACCCCCCGCATCGGGGAGGACTTGGTGGGCTGGAAGCCGCCCACCGGAGGCGACAGCGCGCTGGGCGTGGTTGATTTTTCGATCTTCCCGCACCTGGATCATCCGGCTTGTCCGGAGAACACCATGGCCGAGGCCGAGCGATGGGCGGCCGGGATGGCGGGTCCGGCGTATGCGATTGACGAGCAGACCGCCATCAAGGTGGCCGAGGGCGCCGTCGAAGTGGTCTCCGAGGGCTGCTGGAAGTTGTTTTAG
- a CDS encoding serine/threonine protein kinase, with translation MYSPVHPVQQGDPLRIGPYRVVGRLGAGGMGTVYAALGPAGERMAVKVVHPAHASDDEFRARFRREVQLSQRATGPFLVPVRDADPQALAPWLATPFVPGPTLEGYVAASGPLTGARLYALAAGTAAALATAHEAGVVHRDVKPSNVILAPCGPQVLDFGIAHALDGTSVTRTGVMTGTPGWISPEHYRTGAVGPQGDVFAWGALVGYAASGRLPFGSGAPDAVAFRVLSAAPDLDGIPDDLRSLVEQALSKEPSDRPAAAELSDTCTQLLAAQATTVLFPAGQQPTLPADLVSTHWDAPPGTGPAWPDPPRRRNRSRLYLAVGAAAVLLGSLAGALAAIQSSHTAQGQAPAPGSQTNPAAATAAAQESAPQADPAISSPPAAPAASQRPQPAVTPSPAYTRKDDTQPTIDEWANARVPATPAEKAAAQRLINDAAPVLAGQQYMGDTVTVTFNPTAQTMFVTFGPGTYPEGRDHHDDANWTDTVRSLMFGSCTEAQQTFSNDITWPYGRAVVIYRESMASPTITDYRDATHPDNCRV, from the coding sequence GTGTACAGCCCTGTTCATCCGGTGCAGCAGGGCGATCCGCTCCGTATCGGCCCCTACCGCGTCGTGGGACGGCTCGGAGCCGGCGGTATGGGCACCGTGTACGCCGCACTCGGCCCTGCCGGAGAACGCATGGCCGTCAAGGTCGTGCACCCGGCACACGCCAGCGACGATGAGTTCCGTGCCCGTTTCAGGCGGGAAGTGCAGCTCTCCCAGCGGGCCACGGGCCCCTTCCTGGTCCCGGTCCGCGACGCCGACCCCCAGGCTCTGGCCCCGTGGCTCGCCACACCGTTCGTCCCCGGCCCCACCCTCGAGGGGTATGTGGCCGCCAGCGGACCGTTGACCGGGGCGCGGCTGTATGCGCTGGCGGCCGGCACCGCAGCCGCGCTGGCCACGGCGCACGAAGCGGGCGTCGTCCACCGGGATGTGAAACCGTCCAACGTCATCCTGGCCCCGTGCGGGCCGCAGGTGCTGGACTTCGGGATCGCCCACGCCCTGGACGGCACCTCGGTCACCCGTACCGGCGTGATGACCGGCACGCCGGGCTGGATCAGCCCCGAGCACTACCGCACCGGCGCGGTCGGCCCGCAAGGAGACGTCTTCGCCTGGGGAGCCCTCGTCGGCTATGCCGCCAGCGGCCGTCTGCCCTTCGGCAGCGGCGCACCCGACGCGGTGGCCTTCCGCGTCCTGTCCGCCGCACCCGACCTCGACGGCATACCCGATGATCTGCGGTCGCTGGTGGAACAAGCCCTGTCCAAGGAGCCCTCCGACCGGCCCGCCGCGGCCGAACTCAGCGACACCTGCACCCAGTTGCTCGCCGCTCAGGCAACAACCGTCCTCTTCCCCGCCGGCCAGCAGCCCACCCTGCCGGCCGACCTGGTCAGCACCCACTGGGATGCGCCGCCCGGGACCGGACCCGCCTGGCCCGACCCGCCCCGCCGCCGCAACCGGAGCCGGCTGTATCTGGCAGTGGGCGCAGCCGCTGTCCTCCTCGGCAGCCTCGCCGGCGCCCTCGCCGCCATCCAGTCCTCACACACCGCCCAAGGACAGGCCCCCGCACCGGGCAGCCAGACGAACCCCGCCGCTGCCACCGCTGCGGCGCAGGAATCCGCCCCTCAAGCAGACCCCGCCATTTCGTCTCCGCCTGCGGCGCCGGCCGCTTCGCAACGTCCGCAGCCCGCAGTTACGCCCTCCCCCGCGTACACCCGCAAGGACGACACCCAGCCCACCATCGACGAATGGGCCAACGCCCGGGTACCGGCCACACCAGCCGAAAAGGCAGCCGCCCAGCGCCTGATCAACGACGCGGCCCCGGTCCTCGCAGGACAGCAGTACATGGGCGACACCGTGACCGTCACCTTCAACCCCACAGCCCAGACCATGTTCGTCACCTTCGGCCCCGGCACCTACCCCGAAGGACGAGACCACCACGACGATGCGAACTGGACCGACACCGTCCGCAGCCTCATGTTCGGCAGCTGCACCGAAGCACAACAAACATTCAGCAACGACATCACCTGGCCCTACGGCCGCGCCGTTGTCATCTACCGCGAATCCATGGCCAGCCCCACCATCACCGACTACCGCGACGCCACCCACCCCGACAACTGCCGCGTCTAA
- a CDS encoding caspase family protein → MSALPDPDLSRAVLVGVSSYHRLESLPAVANNLPALAAVLTSPASWNLAARHCTVVAEPDTAPAMLDAVQDAAESAEDTLLVYFAGHGLLDGRGDLFFGLPGAVPGRSHTGVTYQALREILMDCAAQRFVIVLDCCLSGRALGTMSGDEVLADQAEIEGSYLLAAAPDNGLALAPPGAPLTAFTGELLRILRHGVPGQARDLDLDLVYRQLRTALAARDLPQPQKRVRNSAGRLILARNHAYLPPQAGGAADPAGAAWPDPDQCHTPHAFLEALAEVRAVSGHTITVVSQRAQPPVSPGAVSALLNRTALPKTWKTTGIYLAACGMPAERIEEWKTVWERLRATEQPPLPTSASAGSSPGPLGWRARLRGRRHRP, encoded by the coding sequence GTGAGTGCGCTGCCCGATCCGGATCTGTCGCGGGCCGTGCTCGTGGGTGTCAGCAGTTACCACCGCCTCGAGTCGTTGCCTGCGGTGGCTAACAACCTGCCTGCTCTGGCAGCGGTGTTGACAAGCCCCGCCTCATGGAATCTTGCTGCCAGGCACTGCACTGTCGTTGCTGAGCCGGACACTGCGCCCGCCATGCTCGATGCGGTGCAGGACGCCGCGGAGTCTGCCGAGGACACCTTGCTGGTGTACTTCGCCGGGCACGGCCTGCTCGACGGTCGCGGTGATCTCTTCTTCGGTCTGCCCGGTGCCGTTCCCGGGCGCAGCCATACCGGCGTGACCTATCAGGCGCTGCGCGAAATCCTGATGGACTGTGCGGCGCAGCGGTTCGTCATCGTGCTCGACTGCTGTCTGAGCGGGCGGGCCCTGGGGACGATGAGCGGTGACGAAGTGCTGGCCGACCAGGCCGAGATCGAGGGCAGCTACCTGCTTGCGGCAGCGCCCGACAACGGCCTGGCTCTGGCCCCGCCGGGAGCCCCGCTCACCGCGTTCACGGGTGAGTTGCTGCGTATTCTGCGCCACGGCGTTCCCGGTCAGGCCCGGGATCTGGATCTGGATCTGGTCTACCGGCAGTTGCGCACAGCGCTCGCGGCGCGTGATCTGCCGCAGCCGCAAAAACGCGTCCGCAACAGCGCAGGACGGCTCATCCTCGCCCGCAACCACGCATACCTGCCTCCGCAGGCCGGTGGCGCTGCGGACCCGGCAGGCGCCGCCTGGCCCGACCCGGATCAGTGCCATACTCCCCACGCATTCCTGGAGGCCCTTGCCGAGGTCAGAGCCGTCAGCGGCCACACCATCACGGTCGTCAGCCAGCGCGCCCAGCCGCCTGTCTCCCCCGGCGCCGTCAGCGCCCTCCTCAACCGCACAGCCCTGCCCAAGACTTGGAAGACCACGGGTATCTACCTCGCGGCATGCGGAATGCCGGCCGAGCGAATCGAGGAGTGGAAAACAGTCTGGGAGCGGCTGCGCGCCACCGAGCAGCCACCCTTGCCCACGTCGGCGTCCGCCGGCTCTTCGCCTGGGCCCCTCGGGTGGCGAGCACGCCTACGCGGCAGAAGACACAGACCGTGA